In Periplaneta americana isolate PAMFEO1 unplaced genomic scaffold, P.americana_PAMFEO1_priV1 scaffold_21, whole genome shotgun sequence, the following proteins share a genomic window:
- the LOC138693774 gene encoding DNA-directed RNA polymerase I subunit RPA1-like encodes MKKISMYRNKLMIKVQKASTETERNQASSGINRGKFVTTVILPDESRTHLRKLWQNEKNFMCALLPVLEYCDTQYPTDALFLTVIPVPPPKMRPISWIWNNKF; translated from the exons ATGAAGAAAATCTCAATGTACCGAAACAAGTTGATGATCAAAGTCCAGAAAGCTTCGACAGAAACAGAAAG GAACCAAGCATCTAGTGGAATAAATAGGGGGAAGTTCGTTACAACTGTAATTCTACCAGATGAATCAAG AACACATTTGCGCAAGCTGTGGCAGAATGAGAAGAATTTCATGTGTGCTCTGTTGCCAGTATTGGAATACTGTGATACACAGTATCCAACTGATGCCTTGTTCCTCACAGTTATTCCTGTTCCACCACCCAAAATGAGACCA atctcttggatatggaacaacaagttttga